The Gadus chalcogrammus isolate NIFS_2021 chromosome 10, NIFS_Gcha_1.0, whole genome shotgun sequence genome contains a region encoding:
- the smad5 gene encoding mothers against decapentaplegic homolog 5 yields MTTMSSLFSFTSPAVKRLLGWKQGDEEEKWAEKAVDALVKKLKKKKGAMEDLEKALSSPGQPSKCVTIPRSLDGRLQVSHRKGLPHVIYCRVWRWPDLQSHHELKPLEVCEFPFGSKQKEVCINPYHYKRVESPVLPPVLVPRHSEFNPQHSLLVQFRNLTHNEPHMPLNATFPESFQQPHSAGSSGGGGGSFPVSPNSPYPSSPAGSGTYPNSPASSGPSSPFQLPADTPPPAYMPPDEQMGPDSQSMETSSTTTVVPLNMPRGDVQPVEYEEPSHWCSIVYYELNNRVGEAYHASSTSVLVDGFTDPSNNKNRFCLGLLSNVNRNSTIENTRRHIGKGVHLYYVGGEVYAECLSDTSIFVQSRNCNYHHGFHTTTVCKIPSGCSLKIFNNQEFAQLLAQSVNHGFEAVYELTKMCTIRMSFVKGWGAEYHRQDVTSTPCWIEVHLHGPLQWLDKVLTQMGSPLNPISSVS; encoded by the exons ATGACCACGATGTCCAGCCTGTTCTCCTTCACCAGCCCGGCAGTCAAACGGCTGCTGGGCTGGAAGCAGGGCGACGAGGAGGAGAAGTGGGCCGAGAAGGCGGTGGACGCGCTGGTGAAgaagctgaagaagaagaagggcgcCATGGAGGACCTGGAGAAGGCCCTGAGCAGCCCCGGGCAGCCCAGCAAGTGTGTCACCATCCCGCGCTCGCTGGACGGCCGGCTTCAGGTGTCCCACCGGAAGGGGCTCCCCCACGTCATCTACTGCCGTGTGTGGCGCTGGCCCGACCTGCAGTCCCACCACGAGCTCAAGCCGCTGGAGGTGTGCGAGTTCCCGTTTGGCTCCAAACAGAAGGAGGTCTGCATCAACCCCTACCACTACAAGAGGGTGGAGAGTCCTG tgctTCCCCCGGTGCTGGTGCCGCGCCACAGCGAGTTCAACCCGCAGCACAGCCTCCTGGTGCAGTTCCGCAACCTCACCCACAACGAGCCGCACATGCCCCTGAACGCCACCTTCCCAGAGTCCTTCCAGCAGCCGCACAGCGCCGGCAGcagcggcgggggaggggggtccttCCCCGTCTCCCCCAACTCCCCCTACCCGTCGTCTCCGGCCGGCAGCGGAACCTACCCCAACTCCCCCGCCAGCTCGGGCCCTTCCAGTCCATTCCAGCTGCCTG CCGACACCCCGCCCCCAGCCTACATGCCTCCTGATGAGCAGATGGGCCCAGACAGCCAGTCCATGgagaccagcagcaccaccaccgtgGTGCCTCTGAACATGcccagaggag ACGTACAGCCGGTGGAGTACGAGGAACCCAGCCACTGGTGCTCCATCGTCTACTACGAGCTCAACAACCGCGTGGGCGAGGCCTACCACGCCTCCTCCACCAGCGTGCTGGTGGACGGCTTCACCGACCCCTCGAACAACAAGAACCGCTTCTGCCTCGGCCTGTTGTCCAACGTCAACCGCAACTCCACCATCGAGAACACCCGCCGGCACATCGGCAAAG GTGTGCACCTGTACTACGTCGGGGGAGAGGTGTACGCCGAGTGCCTCAGCGACACCAGCATCTTCGTCCAGAGCCGCAACTGCAACTACCACCACGGCTTCCACACCACCACCGTGTGCAAGATCCCCAGCGGCTGCAGCCTCAAGATCTTCAACAACCAGGAGTTCGCCCAGCTGCTGGCCCAGTCGGTCAACCACGGCTTCGAGGCCGTCTATGAGCTCACCAAGATGTGCACCATCCGGATGAGCTTCGTCAAG GGCTGGGGAGCGGAGTACCACCGTCAGGATGTCACTAGCACCCCCTGCTGGATTGAGGTGCACCTGCACGGGCCCCTGCAGTGGCTGGACAAGGTGCTGACACAAATGGGTTCGCCTCTGAACCCCATCTCCTCTGTGTCCTAA